The segment TAATACCTATCTCATGCGGGTTAAATTCGTCAAAGATATAATGTGCGTCGAATGTCCCGTAGTAATTGCCAACACCTGCATGGTCTCTGCCTACAATGAAATGGGTGCATCCGTAGTTTTTTCTGATCAGGGCGTGGAAAATCGCCTCTCTGGGTCCCGCGTATCGCATTGCAGCGGGAAAAACAGCTAACAACGCCCTGTCTTTTGGATAATATTTTTCCAAAAGAACCTCGTAACTCCTGATTCTTACATCGGCAGGAATATCGTCGCTTTTTGTTTCGCCTACCAAAGGGTGCAAAAGAATTGCATCTACTATCTCGAGGGCACATTTCTGGATATATTCATGGGCACGATGAACGGGGTTTCGCGTTTGAAATCCAACCACCCGCCTCCAGCCTTTTTTCACAAAGAGTTCTCTTGTTTCTACCGGATCTAACCGGTAAGATTGAAAATTGCTTGGTTTTGTCCTGTTAAGCACACTGACTTTGCCACCGAGGATAAAATCTCCCATTTTATAAATATAATCTACACCAGGATGCTTTCTGTCATCAACGCCGTATATCTCCAGAGATTCCTTTGGCTTATCGTGGTGGAAAATCTCTTCCAGATGTAGAATGGCAATGACCTCGTTGGCCTGATCGGTAAGAGCAACATCATGCCCTGGTTTGAGTCCTTCTATCTCTTCTTTTGTAGCTGAAAGGACAATGGGAATGGACCATGGCAGACCATTTGATAATCTCATATTGTCCACCACATTATCATAATCTGCCTTGCACATGAATCCTTCCAGGGGACTCATTGCTCCCACTGCAATCATATCAAGATCTGACATTTCCCGCGCATCCAGTTTGATTTTTTTCATGTCATAATTTGTAGCCTTATCGAGTAATAATTCACGCTCTTCCATGGATACAATCCTGTTTACCAGTTTGCCGCCATGAGGAGGTATGTTTTTAACCATTTTCCCTTAGTCTCCTTTTAACAATTTTGCCTGAATAATAAATTCTTCCTGGTTTCCTTCGGCATCCAGGATTGTCCAGATTGTCTTGTCATGTTTCAACCGCGCTTTGAGCGAAGCATGGTTATTACAAATTTGGAAAGGAAGCCTGAGCTCGATCGCCTGAACAGGACATTCCTTCACACAGCATGCACAGGTCCAGCAGGCTGATTGATCACGGATGTCAGCCTTCATGTTTTCCTTCCGGTAACATAAATTTCCGGGACAAATGCGTTCGCATCGTGATTCCGGCAACCCCTTGCAACCGTTGCATATATTTTCATCAATAAAAATACTCATCCCTGCAGGGGCCTTTCTATCATTGTTATCTCATCCGTATATGGATTATATACAGAATTAACAAACACAAGCCAGCGATTGTCATCCTTTTGCGGATAGTCTAACCGTGTTTGATAACAGGACCAGCGTGTTTCCTTACGGTAAATCAAGTGTTCTACCAATACCCGTGCAACATCAATTTTATCAATGCATTCCAAGGCTTCAACCAGGTTATAACTATCGACTGCCGCGATATCTTTTACCTTTTCCCTGAGAGATGCAAGTAATCTCCGTGCCTCCAATAACCTCTCTTCATGAAGTGCATAGCCCATGGAAATACCGCCGGCATATTCGTCCATAACCTTTTGAAGCCGTTCCCTTACTCCAAACGGCCATACACTTCCTGTCTTCCTTGTTAAAGGCGCAAAAACCCTCGTTTTTTCCTTTTGGATTAACTCATT is part of the Candidatus Jettenia sp. AMX2 genome and harbors:
- the sat gene encoding sulfate adenylyltransferase, translated to MVKNIPPHGGKLVNRIVSMEERELLLDKATNYDMKKIKLDAREMSDLDMIAVGAMSPLEGFMCKADYDNVVDNMRLSNGLPWSIPIVLSATKEEIEGLKPGHDVALTDQANEVIAILHLEEIFHHDKPKESLEIYGVDDRKHPGVDYIYKMGDFILGGKVSVLNRTKPSNFQSYRLDPVETRELFVKKGWRRVVGFQTRNPVHRAHEYIQKCALEIVDAILLHPLVGETKSDDIPADVRIRSYEVLLEKYYPKDRALLAVFPAAMRYAGPREAIFHALIRKNYGCTHFIVGRDHAGVGNYYGTFDAHYIFDEFNPHEIGITPLFFDHTFYCKECNGMASYKTCPHDSLNHVILSGTEVRRMLSTGEAPPPTFTRAEVAKVLSDYYRGLNS
- a CDS encoding adenylylsulfate reductase encodes the protein MSIFIDENICNGCKGLPESRCERICPGNLCYRKENMKADIRDQSACWTCACCVKECPVQAIELRLPFQICNNHASLKARLKHDKTIWTILDAEGNQEEFIIQAKLLKGD